The stretch of DNA GCCGGAGTTGAGGAGCGGGCGGGGCCACCGGCACGGCGACGGGCAACGTGACGTGCCGGGCCAGGTATTCCTCGGCCCGACTCACCAGGGCGATCATTCGCTCGTAAGCCTCCTGCGCGGTGTCTCCGAAAGTGAACAGGCCGTGACCCAGCAGTGCCAGCCCGACCGTGCTGGCACGCGCCTGCTCGCGGTAGAGCTGCCAGGCCGAGCGGGCCAACGCGAAGCCCGGCATCACGTAGGGGACGATCAGCACGTCCTCGCCGTACAGCTCGCTGACGAGCGCCTCGCCGGAGGGGGTGTTGCTGAGAGTGACAAAAGCGTCGGCGTGGGTGTGATCGACGAAGCGGGCGGGCAAAACTCCGTGCAAAATCGCCTCCACCGACGGAGCGGGGGCCGCAGGGTCGAGCTTGGCGAGGCTCAGCTCACGCGCCATGTCGAGGTCACTGAGTGTTTCCAGTTCGGCCAGTCGCCGTAGGGCATCCAGGCGCAGCGGTGTGAAGCCGCGTTCAGTGATGGTTGCCAGATCCCAGCCGCTGCCCTTGACCCACAGGGTCTGAACCTCATCACCCAGCAGCGTGGTTTCCACCGTTTTGACGCTGGTGTTTCCGCCGCCGTGCAGCACTAGGTCCGGCTCTCGGCCCAGCAGACGCGAGGTGTAGACCCGCTGGCCCAGCGCCCCGGCGGCAGCGGCGAACTCGCGCTCTTCCCAGAGACTGTTCACGCTTTGACGGCCTGTAGGCCCGGTCCATACGGCGGGTAGATGATGCCCTTCTCGGTGATGATGGCGGTCACGTACTCGGCGGGCGTGACGTCGAAGGCCGGGTTGAAGACGTCCACGCCGTCCGGGGCCATCAGGACGCCGCCGTGGTGGGTGACCTCGTGTGCGCCGCGCTGTTCGATTTCGATGTGGTCGCCATCCGGGGTGCCGAGGTCGATGGTGGAGGTCGGCCCGGCCACGTAAAAGGGGAGGCCGTGGGCGCGGGCCAGCAGCGCGACCCCGTAGGTGCCGATCTTGTTGGCCACATCGCCGTTGGCCGCGACCCGGTCACAGCCGACGATGACGGCCCCGACCAGCCCCTGACGCATCACGACCGCCGCCATCGAATCCGTGATCACCGTCACCGGCACGCCCGCCTCGCGGAGTTCCCAGGCCGTGATCCGCGCTCCCTGAAGCAGCGGGCGGGTTTCGTCGGCGAAGACGCGCAGGGCCTGCCCCCGCTCGCTGGCGACGTAAATGGGCGCGAGGGCTGTGCCCAGACCCACGGTGGCCGCGCTGCCCGCATTGCAGTGGGTGAGGACGCCGCTCAGGCCGGTCAACAGGTCTGCGCCGTGTTCACCGATCAGCCGGGTGGTGGCCTCCTCGTCGGTGCGCAGCTGTATGGCCGCGTCGAGCAGCGCTTGTTTGAGCTGCGCCGTGCTGCTACCTGTGGCCAGTGCCTGTGCCGCGCAGCGGTCGAGCGCCCAGCTGAGGTTGACCGCCGTGGGCCGCGCTCCCGCCAGGTAAGTGCGCGTTTCCTCAACTTTCGCCTCAGCTTCGGGCCGGGGCAGGTCGTCGCTCAGCCCGCGCACGCCCAGCCATAACCCAAAGGCCGCCGCCACCCCGATGGCCGGTGCCCCGCGCACCCGCAACATGCCGATGGCCTCGTGCATCTGGGCGGCGTCCTCAATGATCAGGCGAACTTGCTGGCCGGGCAGCAGCGTTTGGTCGAGCAGGCTGACCTCGCGGCCATCAAAGCTGACGGTATCGACTGGCGTGATGGTGTTCATGTTTCTCCTTGTTGCAACGGTTGCAAGGCAGCGTAGCCCAGTTCAGACCAGACTGCGTGCTCAAACTCATCGTAGGTTCGCAGGGCACTGGCCTGCATGATCAGCTGGCGGCCCAGTTTCAGATTCTGCTGACCGGCGCTCAAGCGGGCCGCATCAGGTTGAAGCGAGTCGTAGTCCAGCACGTGCGCGAACCCCACTGTCCGGCGGATCAGTTCGCAGCCCGCGTACCCGGCCGCGTCTTGCAGCACCGATGTCAGTAGAGCGTCCTGAAAAGCGCCTTCTCGCCAGGACGGACTTTGAGCGCTGCCCAACCGCTGCCGGAATTCAGCTTCGAAGGTGGTCCAGCAGCTCCGCATCTGACGCCGCAGGAAGGTGTGCCGCGCCTGACACTCGGCTGGATCTGGAGCATGGCCCGCCTGTGAAATGGCGGCCAGCACTAGATTGGCCAGAAACAAGCCGATATCGAAGCCCATGGGGCCGAAGAAGGCGAATTCGGAGTCGATCACGCGGATGTTGCTCAGCCCCTGGGCGTCAGGTGCGCTCGCCATGATGCTGCCGGTGTGCAGGTCGCCGTGAAGGAGAGCCTGCCCGCAGGTCATGAAGCGGTGCTTGAGGCGTGCCACCTCTGTCCGGAGCGGGGCATCTGCCTGAAGATCGTTCAGATCCTTCTGAAGCTCAGGCAGGTAAGCGTTGCGGTTGGGCGGCGGATAAAACGGCTCGGTCAGCACCAGCATCTCGGTCAGGTCGCACAGCTCGACGTTCTGGAACTGGGCGCTCAACTGACGTCTGGCTGTGCTGCCCAGCGCAAAATCGCTGGATTCATAGAACGTAGCAGCCAGAAACCGTCCGATGGTCTCGCCGAGATTCTCCAAGCGTATTCCGGCAATCATCGGTGCGCGGATCACGGTGTGTTCACGCAGATCTTCCATGACGTTCACGGCCATCTCGTGAT from Deinococcus detaillensis encodes:
- the mtnA gene encoding S-methyl-5-thioribose-1-phosphate isomerase, which translates into the protein MNTITPVDTVSFDGREVSLLDQTLLPGQQVRLIIEDAAQMHEAIGMLRVRGAPAIGVAAAFGLWLGVRGLSDDLPRPEAEAKVEETRTYLAGARPTAVNLSWALDRCAAQALATGSSTAQLKQALLDAAIQLRTDEEATTRLIGEHGADLLTGLSGVLTHCNAGSAATVGLGTALAPIYVASERGQALRVFADETRPLLQGARITAWELREAGVPVTVITDSMAAVVMRQGLVGAVIVGCDRVAANGDVANKIGTYGVALLARAHGLPFYVAGPTSTIDLGTPDGDHIEIEQRGAHEVTHHGGVLMAPDGVDVFNPAFDVTPAEYVTAIITEKGIIYPPYGPGLQAVKA
- the mtnK gene encoding S-methyl-5-thioribose kinase, which produces MSYHILNLRSVVAYVKSRTEAASLLDVTGVLAAQEISDGNLNAVFRVAEVSGPRSVLVKQGLPYLRVAGEVWPLSQERADFEARSLARQHAAAPGLVPRPLWHDHEMAVNVMEDLREHTVIRAPMIAGIRLENLGETIGRFLAATFYESSDFALGSTARRQLSAQFQNVELCDLTEMLVLTEPFYPPPNRNAYLPELQKDLNDLQADAPLRTEVARLKHRFMTCGQALLHGDLHTGSIMASAPDAQGLSNIRVIDSEFAFFGPMGFDIGLFLANLVLAAISQAGHAPDPAECQARHTFLRRQMRSCWTTFEAEFRQRLGSAQSPSWREGAFQDALLTSVLQDAAGYAGCELIRRTVGFAHVLDYDSLQPDAARLSAGQQNLKLGRQLIMQASALRTYDEFEHAVWSELGYAALQPLQQGET